One Mercurialis annua linkage group LG3, ddMerAnnu1.2, whole genome shotgun sequence DNA window includes the following coding sequences:
- the LOC130015298 gene encoding uncharacterized protein LOC130015298, producing the protein MVRLNRNCYGFKVDVEVVNYVVFGGNLFFQTIWPFFIILYGCSLLKYACVMVTATRSVYTAQEISGNVSKEESRIFGSSESSRIFKEKRRFLVVVASGGVNQQRVQIVDAVVIARTLKATMVLPVLQVNLIWKDDRLISYVVLASFVGGIHTDDLIKRPRRAFSVSGNTLAGHFQYVENTHGRRFQETENTHGRRFQETENAFLGRFCCRYTTNSKRRPLSDSNEAERMFFFFLKLSLFYYPKLQGKDRNYTCCFIPLPATTRCETYLLFFSADGRHYVCNPTTKQCIAVPYVQRKYKSYVASLVFENFMSPQYKIIRFPDIKFGCSFVKLDVFSSATGNWVKQKLRIEQSVFSSVKFIERTLYLNGKLYRQSMSKYLLCFDLDNLIAKAILLPVANSIDKFGFIGLSKGLLYYANHDSSKSKFCFWILEDCFWRLKHCILISHLMSLSPQVRELCKDRISTNFMAYAIHPSADIVFLGFPTMLLSYNLQDGKLEVIFKMVKGRLICGGKYSVFLYSPSFIVLNDFTNHAPRSSLI; encoded by the exons ATGGTTAGGCTTAATAGGAATTGTTATGGTTTTAAGGTGGATGTTGAAGTTGTTAATTATGTGGTATTTGGCGGCAACTTATTCTTTCAAACTATTTGGccatttttcattattttatatgGATGTTCATTATTAAAATATGCATGTGTTATGGTTACTGCAACTAGAA gtgtctacacgGCGCAAGAGATTAGTGGGAATGTGTCGAAGGAGGAGAGTAGAATTTTTGGGAGCAGC GAATCTTCGAGAATTTTTAAGGAGAAGAGAAGATTCTTGGTTGTTGTTGCTTCAGGTGGAGTGAATCAACAGAGAGTTCAGATTGTTGACGCGGTTGTCATTGCTAGAACTCTTAAAGCTACCATGGTTTtgcctgttttgcaggttaatcTCATATGGAAAGATGATAG gttaatcTCATATGTTGTACTTGCTAGTTTTGTAGGTGGAATTCATACCGATGACCTAATA AAACGCCCTAGGAGGGCGTTTTCTGTCAGCGGAAACACCCTAGCAGGGCATTTTCAGTATGTTGAAAACACCCATGGAAGGCGTTTTCAAGAGACTGAAAACACCCATGGAAGGCGTTTTCAAGAGACTGAAAACGCCTTCCTAGGGCGTTTCTGTTGCAGATATACA ACGAATTCGAAGCGTCGTCCATTATCAGATTCGAATGAGGCGGAgagaatgttttttttt TTTTTAAAGCTTAGTTTATTCTACTATCCAAAATTACAAGGGAAAGATAGAAATTATACTTGCTGCTTCATCCCTCTCCCAGCGACGACGAGGTGCGAAACT TACTTACTATTTTTTTCAGCAGATGGTCGCCATTACGTCTGCAACCCAACTACCAAGCAGTGCATTGCTGTTCCTTATGTCCAACGCAAATATAAATCTTATGTTGCTTCGcttgtttttgaaaatttcatgTCGCCACAATACAAAATTATCCGGTTTCCTGATATAAAGTTCGGTTGTAGCTTTGTAAAGCTTGATGTATTCTCTTCAGCTACTGGAAACTGGGTGAAGCAAAAGTTACGCATTGAACAATCGGTTTTTAGTTCTGTTAAGTTTATTGAGCGCACTCTTTATTTGAATGGGAAGCTATACAGGCAATCTATGTCGAAGTATCTCCTTTGTTTTGACTTGGACAATCTTATTGCTAAGGCAATTCTGCTACCTGTTGCTAATTCTATAGACAAGTTTGGCTTTATTGGCCTTTCCAAAGGGCTATTATATTATGCCAATCATGATTCTTCCAAATCTAAGTTTTGTTTTTGGATTCTTGAGGACTGTTTTTGGAGATTGAAGCATTGCATTTTAATTAGTCATTTGATGTCTTTAAGTCCCCAAGTTAGAGAACTGTGCAAGGATCGCATCTCTACAAATTTTATGGCCTATGCTATTCATCCAAGTGCTGATATTGTATTTCTTGGATTCCCTACTATGCTCCTCAGTTATAATCTTCAAGATGGAAAATTGGAAGTCATCTTTAAAATGGTCAAAGGCAGATTAATATGCGGAGGCAAATATTCGGTCTTCCTTTACTCTCCCAGCTTTATTGTTCTCAACGACTTCACCAATCACGCTCCTCGATCTTCATTGATTTAG
- the LOC126672090 gene encoding F-box protein At5g07610-like has product MDDRLSEDLAVEILCRLPVKSLMQCKRVSKGWYNLISNVCVPNISRISSTTPSGFLFTFVRRKISSYHNAYVSYPQGRYCDNDCSGFLRSCIELLPCRPYQLQDACNGLLLFFSADGRYYVCNPTTKQCIAVPYVQRKYKSYFASLVIENFMSPHYKIIRFPDIKFGCSFIKLDVFSSATGNWVKQKLRIEQSVFSSVKCIERTVYLNGKLYRQSMSEYLLCFDLDNLIAKAIQLPVANSIGKFGFIGLSKGQLYYANHDSSKSNICFWILEDCFWRLKYCLSISHLMSLSPQVRELCKDGISTNFMPYAIHPSADIVFLGFPTMLLSYNFQDENLEVIFKMVKGRLIYGGKYMVYPYSPSFIVLNDFTKHPPQSSLI; this is encoded by the coding sequence ATGGATGATAGACTAAGCGAGGATTTAGCAGTTGAAATTCTGTGTAGACTTCCGGTGAAGAGTCTGATGCAATGTAAGAGGGTTTCAAAAGGCTGGTACAACCTCATCTCGAATGTTTGTGTCCCCAACATTTCTCGCATTTCATCCACTACCCCTTCTGGTTTTTTGTTCACTTTTGTACGCCGAAAAATTTCCAGTTATCATAACGCCTATGTTTCTTATCCACAAGGTCGTTATTGTGATAACGATTGTTCAGGTTTTCTCAGATCTTGTATTGAACTTTTACCATGCAGACCCTATCAGCTGCAGGATGCTTGCAACGgcttgcttttatttttttcagcaGATGGTCGCTATTACGTCTGCAACCCAACTACCAAGCAGTGCATTGCTGTTCCTTATGTCCAACGCAAATATAAATCTTATTTTGCTTCGCTTGTAATTGAAAATTTCATGTCGCCACACTACAAAATTATCCGGTTTCCTGATATAAAGTTCGGTTGTAGCTTTATAAAGCTTGATGTATTCTCTTCAGCTACTGGAAACTGGGTGAAGCAAAAGTTACGCATTGAACAATCGGTTTTTAGTTCTGTTAAGTGTATTGAGCGCACTGTTTATTTGAATGGAAAGCTATACAGGCAATCTATGTCAGAGTATCTCCTTTGTTTTGACTTGGACAATCTTATTGCTAAGGCCATTCAGCTGCCTGTTGCTAATTCTATAGGCAAGTTTGGCTTTATTGGCCTTTCCAAAGGGCAATTATATTATGCCAATCATGATTCTTCCAAATCCAATATTTGTTTTTGGATTCTTGAGGACTGTTTTTGGAGATTGAAGTATTGCCTTTCAATTAGTCATTTGATGTCTTTAAGTCCTCAAGTTAGAGAACTGTGCAAGGATGGCATCTCTACAAATTTTATGCCCTATGCTATTCATCCAAGTGCTGATATTGTTTTTCTTGGATTCCCTACTATGCTCCTCAGTTATAATTTTCAAGATGAAAATTTGGAAGTGATCTTTAAAATGGTCAAAGGCAGATTAATATACGGAGGCAAATATATGGTCTACCCTTACTCTCCCAGCTTTATAGTTCTCAACGACTTCACCAAGCACCCTcctcaatcttcattgatttaG